In Anaerolineales bacterium, one DNA window encodes the following:
- the mdh gene encoding malate dehydrogenase translates to MMKKISIIGAGNTGATAAHWLAERELADIVLLDVVEGMPQGKSLDLLEAMPIIGKDSHVLGTNDYADTKNSDIIIITAGIARKPGMSRDDLLKTNADIVGKAATETLKHSPNAIFIVLTNPLDTMAYLTMKATKLPRERVIGQAGILDSARMRAFVAMETGVSVENIQCYVLGGHGDEMVPLTRHSNVAGIPLKEYLPADKLEAIVNRTRKGGGEIVNLLKTGSAYYAPSMACVQMAEAILKDKKLIVPCAAYMNGEYGLKDMYFGVPVMLGAGGMEKIIEYKFDDEEKAMFEKSAASVKETHQALKSLVSL, encoded by the coding sequence ATGATGAAAAAAATCTCGATCATCGGCGCGGGCAATACAGGCGCAACCGCCGCGCATTGGCTCGCCGAACGTGAACTTGCCGATATTGTTTTACTGGACGTGGTGGAGGGGATGCCCCAGGGCAAAAGTCTCGACCTGCTCGAGGCAATGCCGATTATCGGCAAGGATTCGCATGTGCTTGGCACGAACGATTATGCGGACACGAAGAATTCGGACATCATTATCATTACGGCGGGCATTGCGCGCAAACCCGGCATGAGCCGCGACGACCTGCTCAAGACCAATGCGGATATTGTCGGCAAAGCTGCAACGGAGACGTTAAAACATTCGCCCAATGCGATCTTTATTGTGTTGACCAACCCGCTCGATACAATGGCATATCTGACAATGAAAGCGACCAAGCTTCCGCGTGAGCGCGTGATCGGTCAGGCTGGCATTCTGGACTCCGCCCGCATGCGTGCCTTCGTTGCCATGGAAACCGGCGTGAGCGTGGAGAACATCCAGTGTTATGTTCTTGGTGGACATGGTGATGAGATGGTCCCCCTGACCCGCCATTCCAATGTCGCCGGCATCCCATTGAAGGAGTATCTGCCTGCCGATAAGCTAGAAGCCATCGTCAACCGTACGCGCAAGGGCGGCGGCGAGATCGTGAACCTGCTCAAGACGGGTTCTGCTTATTATGCGCCATCCATGGCTTGCGTGCAAATGGCAGAGGCAATTCTTAAAGACAAGAAATTGATCGTCCCCTGCGCTGCATATATGAACGGCGAGTACGGCTTGAAGGATATGTACTTTGGTGTGCCCGTCATGCTCGGCGCAGGCGGCATGGAAAAGATCATCGAATACAAATTCGATGATGAAGAGAAGGCCATGTTCGAAAAGTCCGCCGCGTCGGTAAAAGAGACGCATCAGGCGTTGAAGAGTTTGGTGAGCTTGTAA
- a CDS encoding citrate (Si)-synthase has translation MILHEKISVQLPAWRERIKSLAKEHGEVVVDKVTVGQVIGGMRDIKSLMTDVSYVDPAEGIRFRGMSIPEVLKALPKARGGKMPLVGGLYYLLMIGAVPTKEEAQAVENEWAKRASIPDYVFKMLKSMPKETHPMTLFSQAVLAMQNDSVFAKKYREMKKDQYWEAALEDSLDLTAKLPVIAAYIYRMKYYGEKTKPKYNPGQDYGMNFARMMKVSDKKGYAELARLYFILHSDHESGNVSAHTMHLVGSALSDPYLSFSAALNGLAGPLHGLANQECLGWLIEVKEKFGGVPTREQLYQFAWDTLNSGHVIPGYGHAVLRVPDPRFTAQMEFAKKRFPDDELVRLADMVFDVVPQVLREQGKAKNPAPNVDAISGTLQHYYGVRDFDFYTVLFGVGRALGVTPNYVWSRALGMPIERPKSLTTKMLEDMVARTAQPS, from the coding sequence ATGATCTTGCATGAAAAAATCTCTGTTCAATTGCCTGCATGGCGCGAACGCATCAAATCCCTTGCGAAGGAACATGGTGAAGTGGTTGTGGATAAGGTCACGGTCGGCCAGGTGATCGGCGGAATGCGTGATATCAAATCCCTGATGACCGACGTCTCATATGTGGACCCTGCAGAGGGGATTCGGTTCCGGGGTATGTCCATCCCCGAAGTACTCAAGGCATTGCCCAAAGCGCGCGGCGGCAAGATGCCTCTTGTGGGCGGCTTGTATTATCTCCTGATGATCGGGGCAGTACCGACCAAGGAGGAGGCGCAGGCTGTTGAGAATGAATGGGCGAAGCGTGCCAGCATCCCTGATTATGTTTTTAAGATGCTCAAGTCCATGCCGAAAGAGACGCACCCGATGACGCTCTTCTCACAGGCGGTGCTGGCTATGCAAAACGACTCGGTCTTTGCGAAGAAATATCGCGAGATGAAAAAAGATCAATATTGGGAAGCGGCATTGGAAGACAGCCTGGACCTGACCGCGAAACTTCCCGTCATCGCGGCGTATATCTATCGCATGAAATATTATGGCGAAAAAACCAAGCCCAAATATAACCCCGGGCAGGATTACGGAATGAACTTTGCGCGCATGATGAAGGTTTCGGATAAGAAGGGGTATGCCGAACTTGCCCGCCTGTACTTCATTCTGCACAGCGATCACGAGTCTGGAAATGTTTCTGCTCATACGATGCATCTTGTAGGATCGGCACTGTCTGACCCATATCTTTCCTTTTCCGCCGCACTCAACGGTCTGGCTGGACCTTTGCATGGTCTGGCAAATCAGGAGTGTCTCGGCTGGTTAATTGAAGTAAAGGAGAAGTTCGGCGGCGTGCCGACACGCGAGCAGTTGTATCAATTCGCATGGGATACGCTCAACAGCGGACATGTCATCCCTGGCTACGGTCATGCCGTTTTGCGCGTGCCCGATCCGCGCTTCACTGCGCAGATGGAATTCGCCAAGAAGCGTTTCCCCGATGATGAATTGGTGCGCCTGGCAGATATGGTCTTCGACGTGGTTCCGCAGGTCTTGCGTGAACAAGGCAAAGCCAAGAATCCCGCCCCGAACGTGGATGCCATCAGCGGCACATTACAGCATTACTACGGCGTGCGTGACTTCGATTTCTATACGGTGCTATTCGGCGTGGGGCGCGCACTTGGCGTGACCCCGAATTATGTCTGGTCGCGCGCGCTTGGCATGCCTATTGAGCGGCCTAAATCGCTGACGACAAAGATGCTTGAGGATATGGTCGCAAGAACGGCACAACCTTCGTAG
- a CDS encoding S9 family peptidase → MTAYPIPPKREFSITQHGVTRRDEYYWMREREDPQVYKYLQEENEYLENVLRPIKPLQEQLFQEMKGRVQEVDSSVPEKVGAYFYYTRTEAGKQYPIFCRKKDSIDSPEEILLDQNLLAEGHGFCSVSAFSVSPDHSKLAYSIDLEGAEIYTVQIKDLASGELYPERIGRVYGSVYHHTGVEWAEDSQTLFYITLDEYHRADKLHRHKLNTDPNQDVLLFHETDDTFSLSLYKTRSRAFLMLHHYNTISQEMRFLPTDQPDSEPRLIQPREPKLEYHAGHHGDFFYILTNKGARNYKLVKAPISASGMENWQEVVPHREDVMLEHFELFENHLILLERRDGLHQLRISQVDGASGEHYVKFPDPTYEVTIATNPEFKSDVIRIRYSSLITPGSIVNIRLDTGKWELLKEDQIPSGYDKTRYVTEFIFAGAKDGKKIPLSIAYKKGLKRDGQNPTLIYGYGAYGGSGEAHFNSNIISILERGFVFVIAHVRGGSEMGHDWYEDGRLLKKRNSFTDLIACAEHLVEEGFTSPEKLAITGSSAGGLLVSASMILRPDLFKVVICKVPFLDVVTSMSDPTIPLTTLEYDQWGNPEESREAFDYMLTYSPYDNIQSVEYPHLLLTTGYNDPRVAYWEPAKFLARLRDKKKGGSLALLQTNFSAGHAGASGRYDFLRENALDFAFLIDRLTQTGD, encoded by the coding sequence ATGACGGCATATCCAATCCCACCCAAACGAGAATTCAGCATCACCCAACACGGCGTCACACGCCGGGACGAGTATTATTGGATGCGTGAACGCGAAGACCCGCAGGTCTACAAATATTTGCAGGAGGAAAATGAATATCTGGAGAATGTCCTCCGTCCCATCAAACCGCTTCAGGAACAACTCTTCCAGGAAATGAAAGGCCGTGTGCAGGAGGTGGACAGCAGTGTCCCTGAAAAGGTCGGAGCGTATTTCTACTACACACGCACGGAGGCTGGGAAACAATATCCCATCTTCTGCCGCAAAAAAGATTCCATCGATTCACCGGAGGAAATCCTGCTCGATCAAAACCTGCTGGCCGAGGGTCATGGGTTTTGCAGTGTCAGCGCGTTCAGCGTCAGCCCCGATCATTCCAAACTTGCCTATTCCATCGATCTGGAAGGCGCGGAAATATACACCGTCCAGATCAAGGATCTGGCCAGCGGTGAGCTCTACCCTGAACGGATCGGACGGGTTTACGGCAGCGTCTATCATCACACCGGGGTGGAATGGGCGGAGGATAGCCAGACTCTATTCTATATCACCCTTGATGAATATCACCGCGCAGACAAGCTCCACCGCCATAAACTCAACACAGACCCGAACCAGGACGTCCTGCTATTTCACGAAACGGATGACACCTTCTCGCTCTCCCTCTACAAGACACGCAGCAGGGCATTTCTGATGCTCCACCATTACAATACGATCTCGCAGGAGATGCGCTTCCTGCCGACCGACCAACCTGATTCCGAACCCCGGCTGATCCAGCCCCGCGAGCCCAAACTGGAATACCATGCCGGGCATCACGGAGATTTCTTCTATATCCTCACGAACAAGGGTGCCCGTAACTACAAGCTGGTCAAAGCGCCGATCTCTGCGTCTGGCATGGAAAACTGGCAGGAGGTCGTCCCTCACCGCGAGGATGTGATGCTCGAACACTTTGAGTTGTTTGAAAATCATCTCATCCTGCTTGAGCGCAGGGATGGACTCCACCAGCTGCGTATCAGCCAGGTGGATGGAGCGAGTGGCGAACATTATGTTAAATTTCCCGATCCAACCTACGAGGTCACGATCGCGACAAATCCCGAATTCAAGTCGGATGTCATCCGGATTCGGTATTCATCGCTGATCACGCCAGGCTCCATCGTAAACATCCGTCTGGACACAGGAAAATGGGAGCTTTTGAAGGAGGATCAGATCCCAAGCGGATATGACAAGACGCGGTATGTCACGGAATTCATATTTGCGGGGGCGAAGGATGGAAAAAAGATCCCGCTTTCCATTGCCTACAAAAAAGGTTTGAAGCGGGATGGGCAAAACCCAACCCTGATCTATGGCTACGGTGCATACGGCGGATCAGGTGAAGCACATTTCAACTCCAATATTATCAGCATCCTGGAACGCGGGTTTGTTTTTGTCATTGCCCATGTCCGCGGCGGTTCGGAGATGGGGCATGACTGGTATGAAGATGGCAGGTTGTTGAAAAAGAGGAACTCCTTTACAGACCTCATCGCCTGTGCCGAGCATTTGGTGGAGGAAGGATTCACCTCCCCTGAAAAACTCGCCATCACCGGCAGTTCCGCGGGCGGATTGCTGGTCAGCGCCAGCATGATCCTGCGCCCCGATCTGTTCAAGGTGGTTATTTGCAAGGTCCCGTTTTTGGACGTGGTCACCAGTATGAGCGATCCGACCATTCCGTTAACGACGCTCGAATATGATCAGTGGGGCAATCCTGAGGAGAGCAGGGAGGCTTTTGATTACATGCTTACCTATTCACCTTATGACAATATCCAGTCCGTTGAATATCCGCACCTGCTGTTGACCACGGGATACAATGATCCGCGAGTGGCATATTGGGAACCTGCAAAATTTCTGGCACGGTTGCGGGATAAAAAGAAGGGTGGCAGCCTTGCCCTGCTCCAGACCAACTTCAGCGCAGGCCATGCAGGTGCAAGCGGACGGTATGATTTTCTCAGGGAAAACGCCCTGGATTTTGCGTTTCTGATCGACAGGCTGACCCAAACTGGTGATTGA
- a CDS encoding DinB family protein, giving the protein MKLLTPPTTEEYAAFYTDYIQRARACRNVLDALRGQIGEIQSTLGHLTDPQARFRNGPGEWSIKEIVSHLIDGERVFSYRLLRISRKDKTPLPAFEQEDFVRESGADEVALGDLLNEFVHLRRANAIAIQNMSEESASQVGTAGGAAVSARALIFMLVGHVEHHMASLREKYLPNIS; this is encoded by the coding sequence ATGAAATTACTCACTCCCCCGACCACCGAAGAATACGCCGCTTTTTATACAGATTACATCCAGCGCGCCAGGGCTTGCCGGAATGTGCTTGACGCCCTGCGCGGGCAAATTGGGGAAATCCAATCCACACTTGGGCATTTGACGGATCCACAAGCGCGCTTTCGCAACGGACCCGGGGAATGGTCAATCAAGGAAATCGTCAGTCACCTGATCGATGGGGAGCGCGTCTTCTCCTATCGTTTACTGCGCATCTCCCGCAAGGACAAGACTCCCCTGCCCGCCTTCGAGCAGGAGGATTTTGTCCGCGAATCCGGCGCGGATGAGGTTGCGCTCGGGGACCTGCTAAACGAGTTCGTGCATCTTCGCCGCGCGAATGCGATTGCCATACAAAACATGAGCGAAGAGTCTGCATCACAGGTGGGGACAGCCGGCGGCGCGGCAGTAAGCGCACGGGCATTGATCTTCATGCTCGTGGGTCATGTCGAACATCACATGGCAAGCCTGCGTGAAAAGTATCTCCCCAATATTTCATAG
- the deoC gene encoding deoxyribose-phosphate aldolase — protein sequence MTSKHTRNPGAPLDLDWVMGARVNKSAVERRVESLPKRRTIKKDWQAAWLLRAVTCIDLTTLAGDDTPGRVHRLCAKAKQPLRPDMLERLGLNGERITVGAVCVYPNRVKDAVHALQGSNIPVASVATGFPAGQTPLPQRIQEIEQAVEAGAKEIDVVIARNYVLTGDWAAMYDELQQFRKACGDAAHMKTILATGDLGTLKQVYQASLVAMMAGSDFIKTSTGKESTNATLEVSLVMIRALRDYLDRFGYKVGFKPAGGISSAKQAMAWQSLMKEELSDEWLKNDLFRIGASSLLTDIERQLYHYITGHYAAKHHMPMG from the coding sequence ATGACCAGTAAGCACACTCGCAATCCCGGCGCGCCTCTCGATCTCGATTGGGTAATGGGCGCGCGCGTCAACAAAAGCGCGGTGGAGCGGCGCGTTGAATCCCTCCCTAAACGCCGCACCATCAAAAAAGACTGGCAGGCGGCGTGGCTTTTGCGCGCCGTCACCTGCATTGACCTGACCACCCTCGCAGGCGACGATACGCCCGGGCGCGTCCATCGTTTGTGTGCCAAGGCGAAACAACCCCTGCGCCCCGATATGCTGGAACGCCTCGGACTCAATGGCGAGCGGATCACCGTTGGCGCGGTGTGCGTGTATCCAAATCGGGTGAAAGATGCAGTTCACGCGCTTCAAGGCTCTAACATTCCAGTTGCCTCTGTCGCGACAGGTTTTCCTGCGGGGCAGACTCCTCTGCCACAAAGAATCCAAGAGATCGAGCAAGCCGTGGAAGCAGGCGCAAAAGAAATTGACGTGGTCATCGCCCGCAATTATGTTCTCACTGGTGATTGGGCTGCCATGTACGACGAACTGCAGCAATTCCGTAAAGCCTGCGGTGATGCGGCGCACATGAAGACCATCCTTGCCACGGGCGATCTCGGCACGCTCAAGCAGGTTTATCAAGCCAGCCTCGTGGCAATGATGGCAGGCTCAGACTTTATCAAGACCTCCACAGGAAAAGAATCAACCAATGCTACTCTGGAAGTGAGCCTAGTGATGATCCGCGCCCTGCGTGATTATCTCGACCGCTTCGGCTATAAAGTGGGATTCAAGCCCGCGGGCGGAATCAGCTCCGCGAAGCAGGCGATGGCGTGGCAGTCGTTGATGAAGGAAGAACTCAGCGATGAATGGCTGAAGAATGACCTGTTCCGCATTGGCGCGAGCAGTTTGTTGACCGATATCGAGCGGCAGTTGTATCACTATATCACAGGTCACTACGCGGCAAAACATCACATGCCGATGGGATAA
- a CDS encoding DUF433 domain-containing protein, producing METQIIISNPKIMMGQPVVSGTRITVDLILEGLSAGESFDQLLKAHPRLTKEGIQAALQFAREALRADVIYPISESV from the coding sequence ATGGAAACGCAAATCATTATTTCGAATCCAAAAATCATGATGGGACAGCCCGTTGTTTCAGGAACCCGCATTACCGTTGACCTAATTCTTGAAGGGCTTTCAGCAGGTGAATCTTTTGACCAGTTATTAAAGGCGCACCCACGCTTGACGAAAGAAGGGATTCAAGCCGCCTTACAATTTGCCCGTGAAGCCCTGCGTGCGGATGTCATTTATCCCATTTCTGAGTCTGTCTAA
- a CDS encoding DUF5615 family PIN-like protein, translating to MKILADESVDNEIVLRLRRDGHDCGYVAEMSPGIMDEEVLVLASEEDTLLLTADKDFGELIFRQGYVKRGVVLYRLAGLSSQEKAEIVSLAISQHGSELLSAFSVITERAVRIRKV from the coding sequence ATGAAAATACTCGCTGACGAAAGTGTGGATAACGAAATCGTCCTGCGGTTAAGACGTGATGGACATGATTGTGGCTATGTCGCTGAAATGTCCCCAGGTATTATGGATGAAGAAGTCTTGGTGTTGGCTAGTGAAGAAGATACCTTGTTATTGACTGCTGATAAGGATTTTGGCGAATTGATCTTTCGCCAGGGTTATGTCAAACGCGGCGTTGTTCTGTATCGGCTCGCAGGGCTTTCTTCTCAAGAGAAAGCAGAAATTGTTTCTTTAGCAATATCTCAACATGGAAGTGAACTTCTTTCGGCATTCAGTGTGATTACTGAGAGGGCAGTTCGCATTCGGAAAGTTTAA
- a CDS encoding aldehyde dehydrogenase family protein: protein MSKILEIFNTMEYGPVPEAPDAVKAWLDEHGRKFGLFINNEWVTPKGAKFYPSYNPANGELLAETTQAGQKEVDAAVGAAREALKTWSKTPGVTRARYLYAIARNLQKHSRLLAVLESMDNGKPIRESRDIDVPLLARHFYYYAGWAQLMETELRDYQSVGVVGQIIPWNFPLLMLAWKIAPAIAMGNTVVLKPASYTRLTALLFAEIVAEAGLPAGVVNVITGSSSAGSMIVEHPDVDKIAFTGSTDVGRILRRQTAGSGKKLSLELGGKSPFVVFDDADLDGAVEGVVDAIWFNQGQVCCAGSRLIVQENVAAKFIQKLKARMEHMRVGDPLDKSIDMGAIVDQSQWDTIDGWVKTGIAEGGECFQPNIALPEKGLFYKPTLITGLDPAAATVQEEIFGPVLVSLTFRTPSEAIELANNTRYGLAASVWSDNINLALDVASKIKAGSVWVNCTNQFDGASGFGGYRESGYGREGGREGLFEYLRPTWMDRPRPEFVLDEKKKWGEHVPTLPSQPTTARTNGHLPPVDRTPKMYIGGKQVRPDGAYTTTVLNAKGKIVGQVGDGNRKDIRDAVEAAHKARTSGWAMRHGYNRSQILYFIAENLDARNAEFVKRIVEMTGRTQKSAQAEVDASVERLFTYAAWADKYGGTVQETTLRGITVAVNEPVGVIGIACPDEMPLLGFISLMAPAIARGNGVVMIPSQKYPLSATDFYQVLDTSDVPGGVVNIVTGDRDHLTKTLVQHEDVDSVWYFGPADGSYHVENESAANMKRTWTSYGLPRDWLSREQGEGHEFLHEATQVKNIWVPTGE from the coding sequence ATGTCAAAAATACTTGAAATCTTCAACACCATGGAATACGGACCTGTGCCCGAGGCGCCTGATGCCGTCAAGGCGTGGCTGGATGAGCACGGACGTAAGTTCGGCTTGTTCATCAACAATGAATGGGTGACGCCGAAGGGTGCGAAGTTCTATCCTTCGTACAACCCTGCGAATGGCGAGTTATTAGCCGAGACCACACAGGCTGGACAAAAAGAAGTTGATGCGGCGGTAGGCGCGGCGCGTGAGGCGCTCAAAACCTGGAGCAAAACCCCAGGCGTGACTCGTGCGCGGTATCTATATGCCATTGCCCGCAACCTTCAGAAACATTCACGCTTGCTGGCAGTGCTCGAAAGCATGGACAACGGCAAGCCAATTCGTGAATCAAGAGATATTGATGTGCCTTTGTTGGCGCGTCACTTTTACTATTATGCGGGTTGGGCGCAGTTGATGGAAACCGAACTGCGTGACTATCAATCTGTCGGTGTGGTCGGGCAGATCATCCCGTGGAACTTCCCGCTGTTGATGCTGGCGTGGAAGATCGCGCCTGCGATTGCAATGGGCAACACGGTGGTGTTGAAGCCTGCATCGTACACAAGACTCACGGCATTGTTGTTCGCTGAAATCGTCGCCGAGGCGGGACTTCCTGCTGGCGTTGTAAATGTAATTACTGGAAGCAGCAGCGCTGGCTCGATGATTGTTGAACATCCCGATGTGGATAAGATCGCCTTCACGGGTTCGACGGATGTTGGTCGCATTCTCCGCAGGCAGACCGCTGGCTCTGGAAAAAAACTCTCGCTTGAACTCGGTGGCAAGAGTCCATTCGTCGTGTTTGACGATGCCGATTTGGATGGAGCAGTTGAAGGCGTGGTCGATGCGATCTGGTTTAATCAGGGTCAGGTTTGTTGCGCAGGGTCCAGGCTCATTGTGCAGGAAAATGTCGCAGCGAAGTTCATCCAAAAATTAAAGGCTCGCATGGAGCACATGCGCGTGGGTGACCCGCTTGATAAGTCGATTGACATGGGCGCGATCGTTGACCAAAGCCAATGGGATACGATCGATGGTTGGGTGAAGACGGGCATTGCCGAAGGCGGCGAATGTTTTCAGCCGAATATCGCGCTGCCCGAAAAGGGACTGTTCTATAAACCGACGCTTATTACGGGGCTTGACCCCGCCGCCGCAACCGTGCAGGAAGAAATTTTCGGACCCGTGCTGGTCTCGCTCACGTTCCGCACGCCGAGCGAAGCCATCGAACTTGCGAACAACACGCGCTATGGTCTCGCGGCGAGTGTGTGGAGCGATAACATCAACCTCGCGCTCGATGTGGCGAGCAAGATCAAGGCGGGCTCGGTGTGGGTCAATTGCACCAATCAATTCGACGGCGCTTCGGGCTTCGGCGGCTATCGCGAGTCGGGCTACGGACGCGAAGGCGGACGTGAAGGTCTGTTTGAATATTTAAGACCGACATGGATGGATCGTCCACGCCCTGAGTTTGTACTGGATGAAAAGAAGAAGTGGGGCGAACACGTGCCTACGCTTCCTTCTCAGCCGACAACTGCTCGAACAAATGGACATTTACCTCCCGTTGACCGCACCCCGAAGATGTACATCGGCGGCAAACAAGTTCGTCCTGATGGCGCGTACACCACAACGGTGTTGAACGCCAAGGGAAAAATTGTCGGGCAGGTCGGTGACGGGAATCGCAAAGATATTCGTGATGCAGTCGAAGCCGCTCATAAAGCGCGGACATCAGGCTGGGCGATGCGCCACGGATACAACCGTTCGCAAATTTTATATTTCATCGCTGAGAACTTGGATGCCCGCAACGCAGAGTTCGTCAAACGCATTGTCGAAATGACGGGACGCACGCAGAAGTCCGCGCAAGCCGAAGTGGACGCTTCTGTTGAAAGATTATTCACCTACGCCGCATGGGCAGACAAATACGGCGGCACCGTGCAAGAGACCACCCTGCGCGGAATCACCGTCGCGGTCAATGAACCTGTCGGTGTGATCGGCATTGCCTGCCCCGATGAAATGCCTTTGCTTGGATTCATCTCGCTCATGGCGCCTGCGATTGCACGCGGCAACGGCGTGGTGATGATCCCCAGCCAGAAATATCCGCTCTCCGCCACGGACTTTTATCAGGTGCTCGACACCTCCGACGTGCCTGGCGGCGTGGTCAACATCGTCACAGGCGACCGTGACCATTTGACCAAGACGCTCGTCCAGCACGAAGACGTTGATTCGGTCTGGTACTTCGGACCCGCGGATGGCAGTTACCACGTCGAGAACGAGTCTGCGGCGAATATGAAGCGCACGTGGACAAGCTACGGTCTGCCCCGCGATTGGCTGTCCCGCGAACAAGGCGAAGGTCACGAGTTCCTGCATGAGGCGACTCAGGTCAAGAACATCTGGGTGCCGACGGGGGAGTAG
- a CDS encoding IS3 family transposase translates to MRYKFIREHCQEYSVKRMCQVLGVTRSGYYAWQPEAVGPREVENRILVEQIRAEYKLSRETYGSPRIQAGLQRRGFACGRHRVARLMRREGIRPQKRRRWRPITTQRQPGVIPAPNYLNQDFSASAANQKWVSDFTYIDTAEGWLYLAVVLDLFSRKVVGWAMAAQMDATLVEAALDMALQGRQPQASLLHHSDQGSQYTSAAYQSSLADAHIQASMSRVGNCYDNAVAESFFATLKVECVTSQFATQAVARTTIFEYIEVWYNRQRLHSSLGYLSPVEFEQQSGL, encoded by the coding sequence ATGAGATACAAATTCATTCGGGAGCATTGCCAGGAGTATAGCGTCAAGCGGATGTGCCAGGTATTGGGTGTGACGCGAAGTGGGTACTATGCCTGGCAGCCAGAAGCAGTCGGTCCGCGAGAGGTGGAGAATCGGATTCTGGTGGAGCAGATCCGGGCAGAATACAAACTGAGTCGCGAGACCTATGGCAGTCCGCGCATCCAGGCGGGTCTACAACGCAGAGGGTTCGCCTGTGGACGACATCGAGTCGCACGTTTGATGCGGAGAGAAGGAATTCGCCCTCAAAAACGAAGGCGCTGGCGTCCCATAACTACGCAGCGCCAGCCAGGTGTGATCCCAGCACCGAATTATCTGAACCAGGATTTTTCTGCCAGCGCGGCAAACCAGAAATGGGTGAGCGATTTCACCTACATTGATACCGCGGAAGGTTGGTTATATTTAGCAGTGGTTCTGGATTTGTTTTCACGAAAAGTAGTAGGCTGGGCGATGGCTGCACAAATGGATGCAACCCTTGTCGAGGCAGCCCTGGACATGGCTTTACAAGGACGACAACCGCAGGCAAGCCTGTTACATCATTCCGATCAAGGCAGTCAATATACCAGTGCCGCTTATCAAAGCAGTTTAGCAGATGCACATATTCAGGCGAGTATGAGCCGAGTTGGAAATTGTTATGACAATGCGGTGGCAGAAAGTTTCTTTGCTACCCTCAAGGTGGAGTGTGTGACCTCTCAATTTGCAACGCAAGCAGTAGCTCGAACAACGATTTTTGAATACATTGAGGTTTGGTACAATCGCCAACGCTTGCACTCTTCACTTGGCTACCTCAGCCCGGTTGAGTTTGAGCAACAATCTGGACTTTAA
- a CDS encoding transposase, translating to MDEKKTRYRKYTEEFKLEALELLKSSGKSAGQIERDLGITPGLLVKWRDRYQVISQGTNPMHLEVSDFEAAKREIKRLQRRLAEVEEEREILKKTINIFSRENQ from the coding sequence ATGGACGAAAAGAAAACAAGGTATCGGAAGTACACCGAAGAGTTCAAATTAGAGGCTCTGGAACTTTTGAAGAGCAGCGGAAAGAGTGCCGGGCAAATTGAACGCGATTTGGGGATCACGCCCGGACTGCTGGTGAAATGGCGCGATCGATACCAAGTGATATCCCAAGGGACAAACCCAATGCACTTGGAAGTTAGTGACTTTGAAGCTGCCAAGCGTGAGATCAAACGCTTGCAACGACGGTTGGCAGAAGTGGAAGAAGAGCGCGAGATCCTAAAAAAAACAATCAACATTTTCTCCCGGGAAAACCAATGA
- a CDS encoding endonuclease domain-containing protein, which yields MPARRTTPKGYQRARELRKEPTPDEAKLWAYLRNGQLGVNFRRQHAIGNYIPDFCCIKKKLIIELDGSQHLDQAKYDAERTKYFESLGYKVIRFWNNDVMNDINGVIRAIQFALENYPHPSSPKSDN from the coding sequence ATGCCAGCCCGCAGAACCACACCCAAAGGTTATCAACGCGCCCGCGAACTGCGAAAGGAGCCCACACCCGACGAAGCCAAACTGTGGGCGTACCTCCGCAATGGCCAATTAGGGGTGAATTTCAGAAGGCAACACGCTATTGGCAATTACATCCCTGATTTCTGCTGTATCAAAAAGAAACTCATCATTGAGTTGGATGGAAGCCAACACCTTGACCAAGCTAAGTATGATGCTGAAAGAACAAAATACTTTGAGTCTTTGGGTTATAAGGTGATTCGATTCTGGAACAACGATGTGATGAATGATATCAACGGGGTGATACGAGCGATTCAGTTTGCGCTGGAAAACTACCCCCACCCGTCCTCCCCCAAATCCGACAACTGA